In Macadamia integrifolia cultivar HAES 741 chromosome 1, SCU_Mint_v3, whole genome shotgun sequence, a single window of DNA contains:
- the LOC122073395 gene encoding septum-promoting GTP-binding protein 1-like codes for MLFTPNHSDQLKLWRVSRDPQSPSDSSSPHHLSFLHSFTVKGDQVRRQYRPFGFKCLLKPVNRREFTFVFEKKRRAEKTELELPWPKGYREAIRRMTQICRKILHLDLQLQWNIFHRVTFFRRFFRFVWDRVLSFYPRKPFRYRELQSNVSSISPAEIENGLTSGDATSTSRDFDMDSESVTLKISLLGDCDIGKTSFVIKYVGEEQEQSCLQMSGLNLMDKVFLVKGVKIAFSIWDVGGDYASLNHVPIACKDAAAILIMFDLTSRCTLNSVVGWYHQARKWNQTAIPILIGTKFDDFVRLPLDMQWAIVTQAREYAQAMKATLFFSSATHNINVNKIFKFITAKLFNLPWTVERNLKIGEPIIDF; via the exons ATGCTCTTCACACCGAATCATTCCGACCAACTTAAATTATGGCGAGTTTCACGAGATCCTCAGAGTCCCTCCGACTCCTCAAGTCCTCATCATCTCTCTTTCCTCCATTCATTCACTGTTAAGGGCG ACCAAGTACGCCGGCAATATAGACCGTTTGGGTTCAAGTGTCTCTTAAAACCGGTCAACCGTCGCGAATTCACATTTGTTTTCGAGAAAAAACGAAGAGCAGAGAAGACAGAGCTCGAGCTTCCATGGCCAAAAGGGTATAGAGAAGCCATCAGAAGAATGACTCAAATTTGCCGGAAAATCCTTCACCTGGACCTGCAACTACAATGGAACATCTTCCATCGAGTCACCTTCTTCCGCCGATTCTTTCGTTTCGTTTGGGATCGGGTTCTTTCCTTCTACCCCAGAAAACCCTTCAGGTATCGGGAGTTACAGAGTAACGTCTCTTCCATCTCTCCGGCCGAAATTGAGAATGGATTAACCTCCGGAGATGCTACATCCACCTCCAGAGATTTCGACATGGATTCTGAATCCGTAACTTTGAAGATCAGCCTCTTGGGCGATTGTGACATTGGCAAAACCAGTTTTGTT ATTAAGTATGTAGGAGAAGAGCAAGAACAGAGTTGCTTGCAGATGTCAGGATTGAATTTGATGGATAAAGTCTTCTTAGTTAAAGGGGTGAAAATTGCTTTTAGTATTTGGGATGTGGGAGGGGATTATGCTTCTCTTAATCACGTTCCAATCGCCTGTAAAGATGCCGCAGCTATCTTGATCATGTTCGATCTCACAAGTCGATGTACACTTAACAG CGTTGTCGGATGGTATCACCAAGCCAGGAAGTGGAATCAG ACGGCGATTCCGATATTAATCGGGACCAAGTTTGATGATTTCGTGCGGCTTCCACTGGACATGCAATGGGCAATTGTAACCCAG GCAAGAGAATACGCGCAAGCCATGAAAgcaaccctcttcttctctagTGCAACACACAATATCAAtgtgaacaagatcttcaaattcatcACCGCCAAGCTTTTCAACTTGCCATGGACAGTGGAGAGGAATCTGAAAATTGGAGAACCCATCATCGACTTCTGA